The genomic interval TGATTTACTTATCATATGAATGGGCTTTCGTTAAAAAGATTAAAGGATGCTGCTTCCTGTTACTGAGGGCAGTTAAAATAGTTTCGTGTTTTAAACATCCGTCTATTAAACAAGAAGATTAATTTTTTGCTACATAGATCTAGGTCCTCTCTGAATAAGTTAAGTGTAATGGCTCTGACTCAAGAGCAACAGCTGACTGAGATTCATTTGTTTTGTAATAATATTTATGGACTTGTCAAAAAAGTCTTTTTGTCTTGCGTATGTCTTTGTAAGAAAGTTGTGAGCTTGCCGGCCTTTGAGTCAGTAGCTAAGGCGAGCAGCACATATTTATCAATTAGATTTAAAAGGATATTTTGCAATAATGAAGTTTTTTATCACGATAATTTTCAGTTTTATTTACCTTGCTCAAGCAGCAGAGAAACCCAACTTCTTATTCATTTTAGTCGACGATCAATCACCCTTTGATTTGAAAATTTACGATAAAAAATCTCCCCTCGACACGCCGACTTTGGATCGTTTAGCTTCACAGGGCATGGTTTTTGATGCTGCTCATCACATGGGTTCGAATCAGGGGGCGGTATGTAATCCTTCAAGACACATGATTATGTCGGGCCGCAATGTGTGGAATCTTCCTCACGGAGCCATTCGTAAGCTTCCTGCTTCAGCTGATCGTCAAACTCGTGAGCAGATGTGTCCGTCAAATTTAGCAGAGTATACTTTGCCAGCAGTTTTTAACCGAGCGGGTTACATTACCATGCGAACCTGCAAGCAAGGCAATAGCTACCCCGCGGCCAATGTAAGGTTCACAATTCGTCACGATGCGACTAAGCGTGGCGGAACAGCGGAGTCGGGCAGTGCTTGGCATGGTGATCAGGTGATGAATTTTCTCAATGAGCGGGAAACACAAACTACGAAGAAACCGTTTTTGATTTATTATGGTTTCTCTCATCCCCATGATGATCGCGAGGGTACGCCTGAGTTATTGAAAAAGTATGGTGCGATAAATCATCGTGATAAGAATAATCCACCATTACTCAATCCGGAATTGCCAACGCCAAAATTGCCCTATAACTACTTGAGTCGGCACCCCTTCCCTCATGGTCACCCCGGTCTTCGCGATGAAGTGAGTGCCCCAGGGATTTGGCATCATCGCGATGAGGCGACGATTCGCAATGAGCTCGGTCGCGAGTACGCCTGTAGTGAAAATATTGATATTCAAATTGATCGGGTACTGAAAAAATTAGAGTCTATGGGGGAGTTAGACAACACCTATATCATTTACACTTCTGATCATGGTATAGCCATTGGTCGCCATGGTTTGCAAGGTAAGCAAAATCTCTATGAACATACTTTTCGCGTGCCCTTCATCGTCAAAGGTCCAGGTATTCCAGCGGGCAAACGCGTCAAAGGAAATATCTATCTCACAGATATCTTGAGCACGCTCTGTGATTTAGCAGGAATTGCCATTCCAGAATCCAATCAAGGAAAGTCTTTCAAGAAGGTCTTGGAAGCAAAGCAGGATACAGTGAGAGAGACTGTATTTGGCGTTTACGCAGGCGGAACTAAGCCGGGTATGCGCTGCGTCAAAAAGGGCGATTGGAAACTGATCAAGTACGACACCCTCGAAGGGAAAGTGCGGAAGACGCAACTCTTTAATTTAGCGGAAAATCCCGATGAATTACTCAGTGAACATCATCAGGGTGAAATCATTGCCTTGACGGGAAATCAGCCTCAAGCAAAGCAAGTCAACCTCGCCAATGAGCCTCAATATGCAGCAAAATTAAAAGAAATGGAAGCGCTCTTATTAGATCAGATGCGCAAGCACCAAGATCCCTATCGCCTGTGGAACCAACCAGACGAAGGCTTAGTTAGAAAGTAATTAGATGCTATCTAAACAAGAGGAATAGTCTTGCTTCGAGCTCCGCTGCAAGGAATGCCTTTCCTTGATCAGGCGCTTAGCTATGGTCGCGATTCTAATACGATATCCGATGTATATTTTTACTGCTATTGCGGTAAAAATATGTTATTTTGATTGAGATTTTTAAAGACTCCCTCTTTAAACTCAATATTTTACTGTTTAAACAGTAAAATATTGATGTTTTATATATTTTCTATTGGTAATAATGTGGTCACCAGTATTTATTACTGCAAAAGCAGTAATTTGGAGTATTTTTATGGATTACATGAAAAAAATATCTTTAATGGTAAAAGAACATCGTAAAGCCATAGGCTTGACACAACTGGAACTTGCTAATATTGCTGGTGTCGGTAAGACGAGTGTTTTTGATATAGAGAAAGCTA from Lentisphaera araneosa HTCC2155 carries:
- a CDS encoding sulfatase-like hydrolase/transferase — encoded protein: MKFFITIIFSFIYLAQAAEKPNFLFILVDDQSPFDLKIYDKKSPLDTPTLDRLASQGMVFDAAHHMGSNQGAVCNPSRHMIMSGRNVWNLPHGAIRKLPASADRQTREQMCPSNLAEYTLPAVFNRAGYITMRTCKQGNSYPAANVRFTIRHDATKRGGTAESGSAWHGDQVMNFLNERETQTTKKPFLIYYGFSHPHDDREGTPELLKKYGAINHRDKNNPPLLNPELPTPKLPYNYLSRHPFPHGHPGLRDEVSAPGIWHHRDEATIRNELGREYACSENIDIQIDRVLKKLESMGELDNTYIIYTSDHGIAIGRHGLQGKQNLYEHTFRVPFIVKGPGIPAGKRVKGNIYLTDILSTLCDLAGIAIPESNQGKSFKKVLEAKQDTVRETVFGVYAGGTKPGMRCVKKGDWKLIKYDTLEGKVRKTQLFNLAENPDELLSEHHQGEIIALTGNQPQAKQVNLANEPQYAAKLKEMEALLLDQMRKHQDPYRLWNQPDEGLVRK
- a CDS encoding helix-turn-helix domain-containing protein is translated as MDYMKKISLMVKEHRKAIGLTQLELANIAGVGKTSVFDIEKAKQSIRFDNLVKVLEALNIKIELTSSYEGINNEKA